CAAAATGAGAATCAATGTCCAAACCTTTATTTTTTTGTTGGTTGTTTTATGCCCGGGTCATATTTATGGAAGTTATTACGAAGGTTATCTTAAAGGTACCGATAAATTAGAAGGACATTTAATATTAGATTCTGTTATTAACTCTCGAACTCGCGATGTTTATGATTATTTTTATCCAGGTAATCCCAGTTTTTTGCTGCCTACTCAAAACTTTAATCCGGAAAATGCTTTCTTGCCATTTTCCCAAGAAAAGATTGACCTTGCTACAGGAAATTTAGTTATCCGTGAGCCATTGATTTATTATCCAGGTCGAAATGGTCTTAATTTTGAACTTTATTTGATTTACAATAGTGGATTTTGGCGTTATGACTGCTCTGCCGGTGGGTATTTTTATGGTAAAGGAACGATTCCCTCGGTTCAGTTGCAGCCTTGTGGGATTGGTTGGGATATCATTATGGGTGAATTGCACCTTACTACCTATAAGCCTTATGCCCAAGATTGGTCCTTCCTTCCTGAATATAGCTTAATAAATATTCCCAATGCTGGAATAAAATCCCGCGTTATTAAAGGTAAGCTTATCAATGATAATTCCATTGAGTATAGGATTGAGAATAATCCTGAATGGCGAATTGTTCCCAATAGTGGAGGTTATGGATATATAGCTATTGCACCGTCCGGTATTAAATACTATTTTGGGCGGTCAATGACTTATTACCGACGATTTTTTTGGGACCATTACACCTTGGAGACAGAAATTTATTTTGTTACCAAAATTGAAGATAGCAATGGCAATTACATATCAATTTATTATTATATCCATCCTAATGGTCAACCACATTTTGGTCATATTGGCAATGAGTATGATGATAATCCATATCAGAATACTGCCACTTATTATGATGCGAGATTGCTTGATACATTAATAGATACCAAGGGCACGAAGACAACCTTTCATCGACACCGGTATGTTTTTTATTACAATAATTGGCCAATAGTGGTGCCCATTTATGATAGTATTTCTTATATAGGATTTGACCGTATCGGTAATTCGGTTTTGAGTCGGATTAAATTTCTGATTCAGGAGAATGTACAATTGGGTGGTGCCAATGAACCATTTAATGGACGGGCAAATCTACTTAATAAAATTTTTTATACCAACTATGCAGGAAGTTTTAATATGCCACCGAAATTATTTGGTTATGACGAATTTGGATGTATTACGGCTATAATGTATCCTACGACAAAAATTGTGAATGGTATAGTTGCTGGGGGAAGACGTATTTTTAATTATACTATGGTAAAAGACAACACCATATATTATCGAAGGATTTTATGTGTTACTGAAGACCGTTGGGGTTATCCTCAGGACAGGGTGTATTATTATTTTGGTGATAATACTCCGGGAAATATGGGCTGGGATAATAACAATATTGAATTTAGTTCTGTGGTGATGGACCGCACGACTGGTGATGGATATTTATATTCGGTCAACAGTTACCGTAAAACTAAGGTTTATTACTCAACCAGTGGGAATTTTGATATCTATTATTTTTTGGACCGGGATGATACTCAGAATTTTGATAAGAAGAAATCGCTCTGGGGAACCTGCTGGAAGGTTGAACATTATGATGCCATTGGAAATTTATTAGCAAAGGAAGAGTATGGATATGATGTGACGGTCAATGGTGTGGATTGTTCTGATCCTGCTCATTTCTATCCCTGGCCTTATAAGCAGCTCCGTGGTGAATACCGAGTAAAAGGTGATACAAAAATTTTTACCCGTTATGATAATTATACAAAATACAACCAATGGAAGACTAAGACTGAATATGGATTTATAAGCTATCTTGATTGGGGCTCATTCTGGAGTAATCCGTATGTTGTTGATGCCGGGGTTGATAGAAGAATTACCACCCGTTCATTCTTATGGGAATCAAACTCAAATTATATAAACGGCAAAGTATTTCTGATTGACAGAATTGTCTCACAACAGTTAAAAGATAATACCGACAATCTTGTTTTTCAAGTGCAATACGAATATGATAATGTTGGTTATAATGATTACTATAACTATTATACAATGTATCCGAACTATCCACCCGGGCAACACACCACACAAGGACAATATCGTGGCAATTTGACCAAATTTAAGCAAGGATTAAGAGAAGGAAATAATTGGACCTGGATTACGACCCATTATAAATATGATTGTTGCGGGAATATAGTGCGCATTATAAATCCGTTGGGCTATGAAACTTCTTACCGCTACGATGTAGATTTCGGCCATCCCTGGCCCTTTAATCCAAGCTTATACAAATATGCCCATTTGCGAAAAATTGCTCACTATGTTCCCAATGATAGCATTTGTGAAGGTGCACGATGGTATTTTAATCAGGGACTTATAATGAATTACTGCGGTTCTAATACCACAGAAATTGGACAATCTTGGAAATATATTTACGATCATCTCAATCGGTTGATAAGAATTTATGCACCAAACGTTGATTATTATCCTACAAAGGCTTTTTATTATTCTTATTTCAAAGAAGGGGTGATAAACATGCGTTACAATTTTTTGAGAGTTTATGCTACGATGAAAGATGATATGCCTGACGAATACGATTATCAATATTATATCATGGACTATCTGGGTAGATTTTTCCAATATCAGCGACGGAATCCTTACTTTGCTGATTCAACTTGGAATGTTAATTACTATTATACTGATAGGGGTTTAAAAGCAAAGGTGTCAAAACAATTTAACAGCCAGAAGGGTGAATATGACGGTTGGCCTAGTCCTGGACCGATGCTCAATGGCTATACCGAATACAAATATGATGGAATTGACCGGCTCATTGAACACACCCATCCTCCGGGTACCAATGAGCAGGACCGAATCCATTATACCTACACAAACAATCAGGTCACCGTCACTGATGAGAATGACCATCAAAAGAGGAACACCTATGATGCCTACGGCAGAATCGCACAAGTAGAACAGATTTTAAATAATACCGAGTATACTACCGAATACCAATATGATGCACTGGGAAATTTAATAAAAGTATCCAACAATAATGGGCAATTTGTTATTACCTATAACTATGATGCACTAAGTAGGTTGATTCAGAAAAACGACCCTAATACTGGTATCACCAAATATGTTTATGATGATTGCAATAATCTCCGATTCATTCAGGATGCTAATCATGCCAACAATAATTCCTGGGTATATAAAAAATACGATGCCCTGGGACGTTTGACTGAAGAGGGTGAGATGTCAGGGATTAATCCAACAAGGGTTGAGGCAAATAACCCAGAT
The nucleotide sequence above comes from candidate division WOR-3 bacterium. Encoded proteins:
- a CDS encoding RHS repeat-associated core domain-containing protein, whose product is MRINVQTFIFLLVVLCPGHIYGSYYEGYLKGTDKLEGHLILDSVINSRTRDVYDYFYPGNPSFLLPTQNFNPENAFLPFSQEKIDLATGNLVIREPLIYYPGRNGLNFELYLIYNSGFWRYDCSAGGYFYGKGTIPSVQLQPCGIGWDIIMGELHLTTYKPYAQDWSFLPEYSLINIPNAGIKSRVIKGKLINDNSIEYRIENNPEWRIVPNSGGYGYIAIAPSGIKYYFGRSMTYYRRFFWDHYTLETEIYFVTKIEDSNGNYISIYYYIHPNGQPHFGHIGNEYDDNPYQNTATYYDARLLDTLIDTKGTKTTFHRHRYVFYYNNWPIVVPIYDSISYIGFDRIGNSVLSRIKFLIQENVQLGGANEPFNGRANLLNKIFYTNYAGSFNMPPKLFGYDEFGCITAIMYPTTKIVNGIVAGGRRIFNYTMVKDNTIYYRRILCVTEDRWGYPQDRVYYYFGDNTPGNMGWDNNNIEFSSVVMDRTTGDGYLYSVNSYRKTKVYYSTSGNFDIYYFLDRDDTQNFDKKKSLWGTCWKVEHYDAIGNLLAKEEYGYDVTVNGVDCSDPAHFYPWPYKQLRGEYRVKGDTKIFTRYDNYTKYNQWKTKTEYGFISYLDWGSFWSNPYVVDAGVDRRITTRSFLWESNSNYINGKVFLIDRIVSQQLKDNTDNLVFQVQYEYDNVGYNDYYNYYTMYPNYPPGQHTTQGQYRGNLTKFKQGLREGNNWTWITTHYKYDCCGNIVRIINPLGYETSYRYDVDFGHPWPFNPSLYKYAHLRKIAHYVPNDSICEGARWYFNQGLIMNYCGSNTTEIGQSWKYIYDHLNRLIRIYAPNVDYYPTKAFYYSYFKEGVINMRYNFLRVYATMKDDMPDEYDYQYYIMDYLGRFFQYQRRNPYFADSTWNVNYYYTDRGLKAKVSKQFNSQKGEYDGWPSPGPMLNGYTEYKYDGIDRLIEHTHPPGTNEQDRIHYTYTNNQVTVTDENDHQKRNTYDAYGRIAQVEQILNNTEYTTEYQYDALGNLIKVSNNNGQFVITYNYDALSRLIQKNDPNTGITKYVYDDCNNLRFIQDANHANNNSWVYKKYDALGRLTEEGEMSGINPTRVEANNPDYPTNGSWRIKRFYDQSYNGSTNPKGNLVRELISKDGINCEYMAVYSYDKRGRVISKTVYRGDNPIGGLRIGYEYDAQDNLIKIVYPDDETIVYKLNGLMLCDTVKTGGDIWLAKIHYKENEKPDSIITRGYAAGFSYYLRDWLDKIRLNGSVIRDYDYDNVGNVSFEARDGYNATYGYDYIYRLINEQYTGEINKNIIYSYNYLHNRIQMIEDGDVTNYQYTPNTSRLVSAGPWDCVNDASGNLISCRNYQNMYNYRNELIKRQRMDTPKDEKVINEVYTYLYDGKGNRVKMVTQGIGGSKTFFITDEQNRVIYETDDTPNLLKNPNFENGTNWAPWWTYTPQGSCTWTLVSDVVKSGFYAIRGTSKPEAGEGFYQTVHLADCPVPMVASVYIKTQDLTNGARLQVDFYNGSSYIGSKCGNLITGTTDWVQAILPIYASDIPSGTTQIIVFVVKFAGTGTCWIDNFRLEGGTVPSPNEAKYVYLNNTHLCKIDAFGEPYFYLCDALGSPIKIMNKNWVTIKSESFRAFGEQLTSVGSFKNTHRFTGKEYENSGVYYFGARYYDPWLGRFLTPDPLGKFDSQDPRTLNPYIYCLNNPVRFIDPDGELPLIAAYGIGVAVGVTADIVIKNQLFNQSGYTWKDFGIAVAAGISSGGVATLGSAIAQSIGTTIATRLAVQSGVGAVGNAVIGVGVRAVSGQKTNIGDVVKDAVFGGIAQVAGEGANKVISRVLPGKTVATLYKV